One genomic segment of Kineosporia sp. NBRC 101731 includes these proteins:
- the holA gene encoding DNA polymerase III subunit delta, whose product MAAAGAGSRSRSGSKSTAKSTSKANNPIVTPDAVRPAPVLLVVGSESIFADRAVSNVLAAARAADPETEVERMEAAGYLAGMLSVATSPSLFGGGKVVVLENVEQANEALVTDVTGYLRNPSQEACVVIRHSGVLRARPLLEAARALNAPEVQCQPITRDDEKVEFATNEFRRGDRKITAAAVRALVDAVGNDLRELAASCSQLMNDDETARIDVDSVERYFGGRVEVTGFKVADAAVAGHAEEALVLLRHALATGADPVPLVAAVAMKVRGLAKVSAAGRGSSASMAKSLGMAPWQIDRARRELNGWDESGLATAVMALAEADAGVKGGGRDPVYAVERLVLTVAQSRR is encoded by the coding sequence GGAGCGGGTTCCCGATCGCGGAGCGGGTCGAAGTCGACGGCCAAGTCGACGAGTAAGGCGAACAACCCGATCGTCACGCCCGACGCGGTCCGGCCCGCGCCGGTGCTCCTGGTCGTCGGGTCCGAGAGCATCTTCGCCGACCGTGCGGTCTCCAACGTGCTCGCGGCGGCGCGGGCTGCCGACCCCGAGACCGAGGTCGAGCGCATGGAGGCGGCCGGGTACCTGGCCGGCATGCTCTCCGTCGCGACCAGTCCGTCGCTGTTCGGCGGCGGCAAGGTGGTGGTGCTCGAGAACGTGGAGCAGGCCAACGAGGCACTGGTCACCGATGTCACGGGCTACCTGAGGAATCCGTCGCAGGAGGCCTGCGTCGTGATCCGGCACTCCGGTGTGCTGCGGGCCCGTCCGTTGCTGGAGGCCGCCCGGGCGCTCAACGCTCCCGAGGTGCAGTGCCAGCCGATCACGCGGGACGACGAGAAGGTCGAGTTCGCTACGAACGAGTTCCGTCGCGGCGATCGCAAGATCACGGCGGCCGCCGTGCGGGCCCTGGTCGACGCCGTCGGCAACGACCTGCGGGAGCTCGCCGCCTCCTGCTCCCAGCTGATGAACGACGACGAGACCGCCCGTATCGACGTCGACTCGGTCGAGCGTTACTTCGGCGGCCGGGTCGAGGTCACAGGCTTCAAGGTCGCGGACGCCGCCGTCGCCGGTCACGCCGAGGAGGCCCTGGTACTGCTGCGGCACGCCCTGGCCACCGGCGCCGACCCGGTTCCCCTGGTCGCCGCTGTCGCCATGAAGGTGCGCGGTCTGGCCAAGGTGTCCGCCGCGGGCCGGGGATCGTCCGCGTCCATGGCCAAGTCACTGGGCATGGCCCCGTGGCAGATCGACCGCGCCCGCCGCGAGCTCAACGGCTGGGACGAGTCCGGTCTGGCCACCGCCGTGATGGCTCTCGCCGAGGCGGACGCCGGGGTCAAGGGTGGCGGCCGCGACCCGGTCTACGCCGTGGAGCGCCTGGTGCTGACGGTGGCCCAGAGCCGCCGGTAA
- the rpsT gene encoding 30S ribosomal protein S20: MANIKSQIKRNLTNEKRRLRNKAVNSQLRTVVRKTREAVTAGDVAAATAALAVASKQLDKAASKGVIHKNQAANRKSALAQAVSKLSA; the protein is encoded by the coding sequence GTGGCAAACATCAAGTCCCAGATCAAGCGCAACCTCACGAACGAGAAGCGCCGTCTGCGCAACAAGGCCGTGAACAGCCAGCTCCGCACGGTCGTCCGCAAGACCCGCGAGGCTGTGACCGCCGGTGACGTCGCCGCCGCGACCGCCGCCCTGGCCGTTGCCTCCAAGCAGCTGGACAAGGCCGCGAGCAAGGGCGTCATCCACAAGAACCAGGCTGCCAACCGCAAGTCGGCCCTGGCCCAGGCCGTCTCCAAGCTGAGCGCCTGA
- the lepA gene encoding translation elongation factor 4 — MAHTAPEPSATAPELIRNFSIIAHIDHGKSTLADRMLQLTGVVDQRQMRAQYLDRMDIERERGITIKSQAVRMPWEEDGVTYALNMIDTPGHVDFTYEVSRSLAACEGAVLLVDAAQGIEAQTLANLYLAMENELTIVPVLNKIDLPAAQPEKYAEELAKLIGCEPEDCLKVSGKTGMGVPELLAQIVKQVPAPVGDPNAPARAMIFDSVYDTYRGVVTYVRVIDGMLHPRERITLMSTKTQHELLEIGVSSPEPVPTKGLGVGEVGYLITGVKDVRQSKVGDTVTNYAKPATEALEGYREPLPMVFSGLFPIDGSDYGPLREALDKLKLSDAALVYEPESSVALGFGFRCGFLGLLHLEIVRERLEREFGLDLISTAPSVVYEVTLDDKSQVTVTNPSEFPGGKISEVREPIVRATMLAPSEYIGAIMELCQERRGSLLGMDYLSEDRVEMRYMLPLAEIVFDFFDQLKSRTKGYASLDYNPDGDQAANLVKVDILLQGEPVDAFSTIVHADKAYTYGVMMTGKLRKLIPRQQFEVPIQAAIGARIIARENISAIRKDVLAKCYGGDISRKRKLLERQKEGKKRMKMVGRVEVPQEAFIAALSSDDGSAGERKK; from the coding sequence ATGGCCCATACGGCGCCCGAGCCGTCCGCCACCGCTCCGGAACTGATCCGGAACTTCAGCATCATCGCCCACATCGACCACGGTAAGTCGACGCTGGCCGACCGGATGTTGCAGCTGACCGGTGTGGTTGACCAGCGGCAGATGCGCGCGCAGTACCTCGACCGGATGGACATCGAGCGTGAGCGCGGCATCACCATCAAGTCCCAGGCCGTTCGCATGCCCTGGGAAGAAGACGGCGTCACCTACGCGCTGAACATGATCGACACGCCGGGGCACGTCGACTTCACCTACGAGGTGTCCCGGTCGCTGGCGGCGTGCGAGGGCGCGGTGCTGCTGGTCGATGCCGCACAGGGCATCGAGGCGCAGACGCTGGCGAACCTCTACCTGGCGATGGAGAACGAACTCACCATCGTCCCGGTGCTGAACAAGATCGATCTGCCCGCCGCCCAGCCGGAGAAGTACGCCGAGGAACTGGCGAAGCTGATCGGCTGCGAGCCCGAAGACTGCCTCAAGGTCTCCGGCAAGACCGGCATGGGTGTGCCGGAACTGCTGGCGCAGATCGTGAAGCAGGTCCCGGCCCCGGTCGGCGACCCGAACGCGCCCGCCCGCGCGATGATCTTCGACTCGGTCTACGACACCTACCGCGGTGTCGTGACCTACGTCCGGGTCATCGACGGCATGCTGCACCCGCGCGAGCGCATCACCCTGATGTCGACGAAGACCCAGCACGAGCTGCTGGAGATCGGCGTCAGTTCGCCGGAGCCGGTCCCGACCAAGGGTCTGGGCGTCGGCGAGGTGGGTTACCTGATCACCGGCGTCAAGGATGTTCGCCAGTCCAAGGTCGGCGACACGGTCACGAACTACGCCAAGCCGGCCACCGAGGCGCTCGAGGGTTACCGCGAGCCGCTGCCGATGGTCTTCTCCGGCCTGTTCCCGATCGACGGCTCCGACTACGGTCCGCTGCGCGAGGCGCTCGACAAGCTGAAGCTGAGCGACGCCGCGCTGGTCTACGAGCCGGAATCGTCCGTGGCTCTGGGCTTCGGGTTCCGCTGCGGCTTCCTCGGCCTGCTGCACCTGGAGATCGTCCGCGAGCGGCTGGAGCGCGAGTTCGGGCTCGACCTGATCTCGACCGCGCCGAGCGTGGTCTACGAGGTGACCCTGGACGACAAGTCGCAGGTCACGGTGACCAACCCGTCCGAGTTCCCGGGCGGCAAGATCAGCGAGGTCCGCGAGCCGATCGTCCGGGCGACCATGCTGGCGCCGTCCGAGTACATCGGCGCGATCATGGAACTGTGTCAGGAGCGTCGCGGCTCGCTGCTGGGCATGGACTACCTGTCCGAAGACCGGGTGGAGATGCGCTACATGCTGCCGCTCGCCGAGATCGTCTTCGACTTCTTCGACCAGCTCAAGTCGCGCACCAAGGGCTACGCCTCGCTCGACTACAACCCCGACGGTGACCAGGCAGCCAACCTGGTCAAGGTCGACATCCTGCTGCAGGGTGAGCCGGTGGACGCGTTCAGCACGATCGTGCACGCCGACAAGGCCTACACGTACGGCGTGATGATGACCGGCAAGCTGCGCAAGCTGATCCCGCGTCAGCAGTTCGAGGTGCCGATCCAGGCCGCGATCGGGGCCCGCATCATCGCCCGCGAGAACATCAGCGCCATCCGGAAAGACGTGCTGGCCAAGTGCTACGGCGGTGACATCAGCCGGAAGCGCAAGCTGCTGGAACGTCAGAAGGAGGGCAAGAAGCGGATGAAGATGGTGGGCCGGGTCGAGGTTCCGCAGGAGGCCTTCATCGCGGCGCTGTCGAGTGACGACGGCTCCGCGGGCGAGCGGAAGAAATAG
- a CDS encoding MOSC domain-containing protein produces the protein MNQAMVDVLPPGRVSAVSVVHELLPAPWGSSAKSTAIDKRPVTRPVEIGPLGLAGDTQVDRKHHGGQGKAVYAYADEDADWWGAELGRPIAPGLFGENLRLAGIDVTGAEIGERWAIGPQVVVEVTMPRTPCRTFAERMQEKGWVRRFTRVNRPGAYLKVLQSGQVRAGDEVRVTFRPGHGVTVGDFLPGADAATMRRLIDAFAALGLELDPDIRHIAEKAIRRG, from the coding sequence ATGAACCAGGCAATGGTGGACGTTCTCCCGCCCGGCAGGGTCAGTGCGGTTTCCGTCGTGCACGAGTTGCTGCCCGCTCCCTGGGGTAGCAGCGCCAAGAGCACGGCCATCGACAAGCGTCCGGTGACCCGGCCGGTCGAGATCGGGCCGCTCGGCCTGGCCGGCGACACCCAGGTCGACCGGAAACACCATGGCGGGCAGGGCAAGGCGGTGTACGCGTACGCAGACGAGGACGCGGACTGGTGGGGTGCCGAGCTGGGCCGCCCGATCGCACCCGGCCTGTTCGGCGAGAATCTGCGCCTGGCCGGGATCGATGTGACCGGCGCCGAGATCGGCGAGCGCTGGGCGATCGGCCCGCAGGTGGTGGTCGAGGTGACGATGCCCCGTACGCCGTGCCGCACGTTCGCCGAGCGGATGCAGGAGAAGGGCTGGGTGCGCCGGTTCACCCGGGTCAACCGGCCCGGTGCCTACCTGAAAGTGCTGCAGAGCGGTCAGGTTCGCGCGGGGGACGAGGTGCGGGTGACGTTCCGGCCCGGTCATGGGGTGACGGTCGGCGACTTCCTGCCCGGCGCCGACGCCGCGACCATGCGCCGGTTGATCGACGCGTTCGCGGCGCTGGGGCTGGAACTCGACCCGGACATCCGGCACATCGCCGAAAAAGCAATTCGCAGAGGCTGA
- the hemW gene encoding radical SAM family heme chaperone HemW, which yields MAGPPPDGDPAPVDGSLPASAAIGSAGRAFGVYLHVPFCAVRCGYCDFNTYTAKELGGGASQAAYAGTAVQELSFAASVLSRAGVAERPVSTVFIGGGTPTLLPASDLARLIGGVRDNFGLKSGAEVTVEANPDSVTPESLAALAAGGVTRVSFGMQSQVRHVLAVLDRTHDPKRIPDVVKWARDAGMSVSLDLIYGTPGESLADWRSSLEAALACEPDHLSAYALVVEDGTKLAARVRRGEVIAPDDDDEADKYEMADDLISAAGLTWYEVSNWARTPDDACQHNLAYWRGDDWWGVGPGAHSHVGGVRWWNVRHPSAYATRIDAGESPAQGREVLDDQARQLEEVLLRSRLREGLPLKEAGLQGDPAVLLAGVLADGLVEPEPAAAGTVVLTRRGRLLADAVVRALLP from the coding sequence ATGGCTGGTCCACCTCCTGACGGCGATCCCGCTCCCGTCGACGGCTCTCTTCCCGCCTCGGCGGCGATCGGGTCGGCCGGGCGCGCCTTCGGCGTCTATCTGCACGTCCCGTTCTGTGCGGTGCGTTGCGGTTACTGCGATTTCAACACCTACACGGCGAAAGAGCTGGGTGGCGGTGCCAGTCAGGCTGCCTATGCCGGGACGGCCGTGCAGGAGCTATCTTTCGCGGCCTCGGTGCTGTCCCGGGCCGGGGTGGCGGAGCGTCCGGTGTCGACGGTCTTCATCGGCGGCGGAACTCCCACCCTGCTGCCGGCGAGCGACCTCGCCCGGTTGATCGGCGGAGTGCGCGACAACTTCGGCCTGAAATCCGGGGCCGAGGTCACGGTCGAGGCCAATCCCGACTCGGTGACGCCGGAATCGCTCGCTGCGCTGGCGGCCGGTGGGGTGACGCGCGTGTCGTTCGGTATGCAGTCGCAGGTGCGTCACGTGCTGGCCGTGCTCGACCGCACGCACGACCCGAAACGTATTCCGGACGTGGTGAAGTGGGCTCGCGACGCGGGAATGTCGGTGAGCCTGGACCTGATCTACGGCACGCCGGGGGAGAGCCTGGCCGACTGGCGCTCCAGCCTGGAGGCCGCACTGGCCTGCGAGCCCGACCATCTCTCCGCCTACGCCCTGGTGGTGGAAGACGGTACGAAGCTCGCCGCCCGGGTGCGCCGCGGTGAGGTGATCGCGCCCGATGACGACGACGAGGCCGACAAGTACGAGATGGCCGACGATCTCATCTCCGCCGCCGGGCTGACCTGGTACGAGGTGAGTAACTGGGCGCGCACGCCCGACGATGCCTGTCAGCACAACCTGGCCTACTGGCGGGGGGACGACTGGTGGGGCGTCGGGCCCGGTGCCCACTCCCACGTCGGTGGGGTGCGCTGGTGGAACGTGCGTCACCCCAGTGCCTATGCCACCCGGATCGACGCGGGGGAGAGCCCGGCGCAGGGGCGCGAGGTGCTCGACGACCAGGCGCGTCAGCTGGAAGAGGTGCTGCTGCGTTCCCGCCTGCGCGAAGGTCTTCCTCTGAAAGAGGCTGGCCTGCAGGGTGACCCGGCAGTGCTCCTGGCTGGTGTGCTCGCCGACGGGCTGGTCGAGCCGGAACCGGCCGCGGCCGGAACCGTGGTGCTCACGCGGCGCGGGCGGCTGCTGGCTGATGCGGTGGTGCGGGCCCTGCTTCCCTGA
- a CDS encoding DUF4870 domain-containing protein: MSTHQEPGPDRDPAAADRAQTGPVYGTPGPGGAVPAPPPPPPGYGAPGYGRPIEYTPIIPGQPLDTGPQNQGEPAQFSGLGGLGGLGGVGVSGPAATAGQAGQAPHQDQTEGSGSSQSGQMGRMGQDHAGQQAGNQGDEPSPAPEHGQQAQPSGPSWRQGPQYGQGNYGQPGHYGQPGQYNQPGTSEQPPQYGQPGQYNQPGQAPQYGQQGQYGQPGYSAPQYGQAQYGQGQQGQYGQGHYTQNASQPGQYSQPGQYNQPGQYGAPPNQPPWNTGQNPGGCNTPPPHQQGGPLSPKEINQWAAAAHLGGVLAFVPFLPLVPCIVIYAMYKDRSRYVKEQSTEAINFQICVLFAYVVAYIIDLLPILNGFTLLVWVFSAIFSLIAAASAWRGDQFSYPISRAFLH, translated from the coding sequence GTGAGTACGCACCAGGAGCCCGGCCCGGATCGGGATCCGGCCGCCGCCGACCGTGCGCAGACGGGTCCGGTCTACGGCACGCCGGGGCCGGGTGGCGCCGTACCGGCACCGCCCCCTCCGCCGCCCGGGTACGGCGCACCGGGTTACGGTCGGCCGATCGAGTACACGCCGATCATCCCGGGGCAGCCGCTCGACACCGGGCCGCAGAACCAGGGTGAGCCGGCTCAGTTCAGCGGGCTCGGTGGGCTCGGCGGACTCGGTGGGGTGGGCGTGTCCGGTCCGGCAGCAACGGCGGGTCAGGCGGGTCAGGCGCCACACCAGGATCAGACCGAGGGCTCAGGATCGAGCCAGTCAGGACAGATGGGCCGGATGGGCCAGGACCACGCGGGACAGCAGGCCGGGAACCAGGGCGACGAGCCGTCCCCGGCACCTGAGCACGGACAGCAGGCGCAGCCGAGTGGGCCGTCGTGGCGCCAGGGGCCACAGTACGGGCAGGGAAACTACGGGCAGCCAGGCCACTATGGCCAGCCCGGTCAGTACAACCAGCCCGGCACCTCCGAACAGCCACCGCAGTACGGGCAGCCCGGTCAGTACAACCAGCCCGGCCAGGCCCCGCAGTACGGGCAGCAGGGGCAGTACGGACAACCGGGGTACAGCGCCCCGCAGTACGGGCAGGCGCAGTACGGCCAGGGCCAGCAGGGTCAGTACGGCCAGGGCCACTACACCCAGAACGCTTCCCAGCCGGGCCAGTACAGCCAACCGGGCCAGTACAACCAGCCGGGCCAGTACGGCGCACCCCCGAACCAGCCCCCGTGGAACACCGGCCAGAACCCGGGCGGCTGCAACACCCCGCCGCCGCACCAGCAGGGCGGGCCGCTCTCCCCGAAGGAGATCAACCAGTGGGCGGCCGCCGCGCACCTGGGTGGCGTGCTGGCTTTCGTGCCGTTCCTGCCGCTGGTTCCGTGCATCGTGATCTACGCGATGTACAAAGACCGCAGCCGGTACGTCAAAGAGCAGTCGACCGAGGCGATCAACTTCCAGATCTGCGTGCTCTTCGCCTATGTCGTCGCCTACATCATCGATCTGCTGCCGATCCTGAACGGCTTCACCCTGCTGGTGTGGGTCTTCTCGGCGATCTTCTCGCTCATCGCCGCGGCGTCGGCCTGGCGGGGGGATCAGTTCAGCTACCCGATCTCCCGCGCGTTCCTTCACTGA
- a CDS encoding DUF3097 domain-containing protein — protein MPGSARGPQATSASPGVGRAVRPGDRYGADAISAARKKPPLREQPADLGLVVEDVETGWVGAVVRTEKSGGMHVVVLEDRKGRTRSFPLGPGFWVDGVAVKLVPPGTIASAAMSVKSVKSVKPVNLRSASGSVAVRDHRARVARASRILVEGKHDAELVEKIWGHDLRVEGVVVVPLHGVDDLADAVADFGPGPGRRLGILVDHLVAGSKEWHEAAAAARVSGARENVLVVGHPYVDVWQAVRPRRLGIDAWPVIPRGLPWKEGVLEALGWPHHEQADVAEGWQRILASVTSYADLEPALLGRVEELIDFVTGDGEDR, from the coding sequence ATGCCCGGTTCTGCGCGCGGTCCCCAGGCCACGAGTGCATCTCCCGGTGTTGGCCGGGCGGTTCGTCCCGGTGACCGCTACGGGGCGGACGCGATCTCCGCCGCCCGCAAGAAGCCGCCGTTGCGTGAGCAGCCGGCCGACCTCGGACTGGTCGTCGAAGACGTCGAGACCGGCTGGGTCGGTGCCGTGGTGCGCACCGAGAAGAGCGGCGGCATGCACGTGGTGGTGCTGGAGGATCGTAAGGGGCGCACCCGCTCGTTCCCCCTCGGCCCCGGCTTCTGGGTGGACGGTGTGGCCGTGAAGCTCGTGCCGCCCGGGACCATAGCGTCTGCGGCCATGTCAGTGAAGTCGGTGAAGTCAGTGAAGCCGGTGAACCTGCGCAGCGCGTCCGGATCGGTCGCGGTGCGTGATCACCGCGCCCGGGTGGCGCGGGCCTCACGCATCCTGGTCGAGGGCAAGCACGACGCCGAGCTGGTCGAGAAGATCTGGGGTCACGACCTGCGCGTCGAGGGCGTCGTGGTGGTGCCGTTGCATGGCGTCGACGACCTGGCCGACGCGGTCGCGGACTTCGGCCCGGGGCCCGGCCGCCGGCTCGGCATCCTGGTCGACCACCTGGTGGCGGGCAGCAAGGAGTGGCACGAGGCGGCCGCGGCGGCCCGGGTCTCCGGCGCCCGCGAGAACGTGCTCGTGGTCGGGCACCCGTACGTGGACGTCTGGCAGGCCGTGCGCCCGCGCCGGCTCGGCATCGACGCCTGGCCGGTGATCCCCCGTGGCCTGCCGTGGAAGGAGGGCGTGCTGGAGGCGCTGGGCTGGCCGCACCACGAACAGGCCGACGTCGCGGAGGGCTGGCAGCGCATTCTCGCCTCGGTGACCAGTTACGCCGACCTGGAGCCCGCCCTGCTCGGCCGGGTCGAGGAACTCATCGATTTCGTCACGGGTGACGGCGAGGATCGCTGA
- the hrcA gene encoding heat-inducible transcriptional repressor HrcA has product MSEERKLAVLRAIVEDYVETREPVGSRALVERHSLGVSPATIRNDMAALEDEGYIAQPHTSAGRVPTDKGYRMFVDRLSGVKPLSTAEKRAIQTLLDGAVDLDDVVGRTVRLLAQLTRQVAVVQYPSLSRSTVRHVELVALEGTRLLVILITNTGRVEQRIVPVVGEISEQTLAGLRTRLNLAVAGRRLTDVSAVVADLPEQFGPDDRTLVRAVIVALEDSLDIEREERIVLAGTANLARSGPDFVQHIGPVLEAIEEHVVLLKLLTEMGDGAGGVGVLIGRETAHIGLQEASVVSSGYASQGEVVARLGVLGPTRMDYPNTMAAVRAVARYVSRILAS; this is encoded by the coding sequence ATGAGCGAGGAACGGAAGCTCGCTGTGCTGCGCGCCATCGTCGAGGACTACGTCGAGACGCGGGAGCCGGTGGGGTCGCGCGCGCTGGTCGAGCGTCACTCACTCGGTGTCTCCCCGGCGACCATCCGTAACGACATGGCCGCGCTCGAGGACGAGGGCTACATCGCCCAGCCCCACACCAGCGCCGGCCGGGTGCCCACGGACAAGGGCTACCGGATGTTCGTCGATCGGCTGAGCGGTGTGAAGCCACTCTCCACGGCCGAGAAGCGGGCCATCCAGACGCTGCTCGACGGCGCGGTCGACCTGGACGACGTGGTGGGCCGCACGGTGCGCCTGCTCGCCCAGCTGACCCGGCAGGTCGCCGTCGTGCAGTACCCGTCGCTGAGCCGTTCCACGGTGCGGCACGTGGAGCTGGTGGCGCTCGAGGGAACCCGGCTGCTGGTCATCCTGATCACCAACACCGGTCGCGTCGAGCAGCGCATCGTGCCGGTGGTGGGCGAGATCTCCGAGCAGACGCTGGCCGGTCTGCGGACCCGGCTCAACCTGGCCGTGGCCGGGCGTCGTCTCACCGACGTCAGCGCGGTGGTGGCCGATCTGCCCGAGCAGTTCGGGCCGGACGACCGCACACTGGTGCGTGCGGTGATCGTCGCGCTCGAGGACTCGCTCGACATCGAGCGCGAGGAACGCATCGTGCTGGCCGGTACGGCCAACCTGGCTCGTTCCGGGCCGGACTTCGTCCAGCACATCGGCCCCGTGCTCGAGGCCATCGAGGAGCACGTGGTGCTGCTGAAGCTCCTCACCGAGATGGGCGACGGCGCCGGTGGCGTCGGTGTGCTGATCGGACGCGAGACCGCACACATCGGTCTTCAGGAAGCTTCGGTGGTGTCCAGCGGTTACGCCTCTCAGGGAGAGGTCGTCGCCCGCCTGGGCGTGCTCGGCCCGACCCGCATGGACTATCCGAACACCATGGCCGCGGTGCGTGCCGTGGCGCGGTACGTGTCCCGGATCCTGGCATCGTGA
- the dnaJ gene encoding molecular chaperone DnaJ codes for MSDYYEVLGVSRTASPEEIKKAYRKLARQLHPDVNPSEEASERFKEVGRAYEVLSSPEKRQAYDTGGDPNGAAGFGAGFGFTDIFETFFGGGAGGGASRGPLPRQRRGQDALIRIEIDLSEAAFGGQRELQLDTAVVCQVCNGSCCQPGTQPEICDICKGRGQTQRVARSFLGQVMTTQACVNCQGFGTVIPSPCLECSGEGRVRSRRTLTIKVPAGVETGTRIQLSGQAEIGPGGGPAGDLYVEIVERQHAVFTRRGDDIHCTVEVPMTAAALGTTIELDTLDGQESFEIRSGSQSGEATTMRGLGVTHLRGGGRGDLVVHLAVITPIKLDEQQEALLREFAKLRGEDRPSGRMTPVHTSVFSKLRDRFAGR; via the coding sequence GTGAGCGATTACTACGAGGTGCTCGGGGTTTCCCGGACGGCCAGCCCCGAGGAGATCAAGAAGGCGTACCGGAAGCTGGCCCGTCAGCTGCACCCGGACGTCAACCCGAGCGAGGAGGCCTCCGAGCGGTTCAAGGAGGTCGGCCGCGCCTACGAGGTTCTCTCCAGCCCGGAGAAGCGACAGGCCTACGACACCGGCGGTGACCCCAACGGGGCGGCCGGTTTCGGGGCGGGCTTCGGCTTCACCGACATCTTCGAGACCTTCTTCGGCGGCGGCGCCGGGGGCGGCGCCTCGCGGGGCCCGCTGCCGCGTCAGCGCCGGGGCCAGGATGCCCTGATCCGGATCGAGATCGACCTCTCCGAGGCGGCCTTCGGCGGTCAGCGCGAGCTGCAGCTCGACACCGCCGTGGTCTGCCAGGTCTGCAACGGCAGCTGCTGTCAGCCGGGCACCCAGCCGGAGATCTGCGACATCTGCAAGGGCCGTGGCCAGACCCAGCGGGTGGCGCGTTCCTTCCTCGGCCAGGTGATGACCACCCAGGCCTGCGTCAACTGCCAGGGCTTCGGCACGGTCATCCCCAGCCCGTGCCTGGAGTGCTCCGGCGAGGGCCGGGTGCGCTCGCGCCGCACCCTCACCATCAAGGTGCCCGCCGGGGTCGAGACCGGTACCCGCATCCAGCTCTCCGGCCAGGCCGAGATCGGCCCGGGCGGTGGCCCGGCCGGTGACCTCTACGTCGAGATCGTCGAGCGTCAGCACGCCGTGTTCACCCGGCGTGGCGACGACATCCACTGCACGGTCGAGGTCCCGATGACCGCCGCGGCCCTCGGCACCACGATCGAGCTGGACACCCTGGACGGTCAGGAGAGCTTCGAGATCCGTTCGGGTTCCCAGTCCGGCGAGGCCACCACCATGCGCGGGCTCGGGGTCACCCACCTGCGCGGCGGCGGCCGGGGCGACCTGGTCGTGCACCTGGCGGTGATCACCCCGATCAAGCTGGACGAGCAGCAGGAGGCCCTGCTGCGCGAGTTCGCCAAGCTACGCGGAGAGGACCGGCCCTCGGGCCGGATGACTCCGGTGCACACCAGCGTGTTCTCCAAGCTCCGCGACCGTTTCGCGGGACGCTGA
- a CDS encoding 16S rRNA (uracil(1498)-N(3))-methyltransferase, producing the protein MTLPRFFAAPGTLIGAAPSTDLVLDGEEGRHAAGVRRIRSGEQVEIADGSGAVARCTVTAAGKGHLDLLVDELDLVPEPVLRFGLVQALAKGGRDEMAVETATEVGIDLVLPWQAQRSVSRWEGPKIEKNTRRWATIAREAAKQSRRARIPHTEPLRNTTALAQRLAEADLALILHEDAVDPLIGAKLPDAGEVLLVVGPEGGIGESELATLTAAGARPVRLGPEVLRTSSAGPIALGILAATSGRWA; encoded by the coding sequence GTGACCCTGCCCCGGTTCTTTGCCGCCCCCGGAACCCTGATCGGCGCCGCGCCGTCCACCGACCTCGTCCTCGACGGGGAAGAGGGACGGCACGCCGCCGGGGTGCGCCGGATCCGGTCCGGTGAGCAGGTCGAGATCGCGGACGGCTCGGGGGCGGTCGCGCGGTGCACGGTCACGGCCGCCGGCAAGGGTCACCTCGATCTGCTCGTCGACGAGCTCGACCTGGTTCCCGAACCGGTCCTGCGCTTCGGCCTGGTCCAGGCCCTGGCCAAGGGCGGGCGCGACGAGATGGCCGTCGAGACCGCGACCGAGGTGGGCATCGACCTGGTGCTGCCCTGGCAGGCCCAGCGCAGCGTCTCCCGCTGGGAGGGCCCGAAGATCGAGAAGAACACCCGGCGCTGGGCCACCATCGCGCGGGAGGCCGCCAAGCAGTCGCGGCGGGCGCGGATCCCTCACACCGAGCCGCTGCGGAACACCACCGCCCTCGCGCAACGGCTGGCCGAGGCCGACCTCGCCCTGATCCTCCACGAGGACGCGGTCGATCCCCTGATCGGGGCGAAGCTTCCCGATGCGGGAGAGGTTCTGCTGGTCGTCGGCCCGGAGGGCGGGATCGGGGAGAGCGAGCTCGCCACCCTGACCGCCGCCGGAGCGCGACCGGTGCGCCTGGGTCCCGAGGTGCTGAGAACGTCCTCGGCCGGGCCGATCGCCCTGGGAATCCTCGCCGCGACCTCGGGCCGCTGGGCCTGA
- a CDS encoding histidine triad nucleotide-binding protein, translating to MTDCLFCKIIAGDLPSDMVYRGDRVVAFRDINPVAPTHILVVPVDHHPDVVHLAAKDEPLLTEVVTVAGELAKAEAGGQFRLVFNTGAEAGQTVFHVHAHVLAGQPMGIPG from the coding sequence GTGACTGACTGCCTGTTCTGCAAGATCATCGCCGGTGACCTGCCGTCCGACATGGTGTACCGCGGTGACCGCGTGGTCGCGTTCCGCGACATCAACCCGGTCGCGCCGACCCACATCCTGGTCGTGCCGGTCGACCACCACCCCGATGTGGTGCACCTCGCGGCGAAGGACGAGCCGCTGCTCACCGAGGTGGTCACGGTCGCCGGTGAGCTGGCGAAGGCCGAGGCCGGGGGCCAGTTCCGGCTGGTTTTCAACACCGGGGCCGAGGCCGGGCAGACCGTCTTCCACGTGCATGCCCACGTGCTGGCCGGTCAGCCGATGGGGATCCCCGGCTAA